The DNA sequence TCGGCAACGTGGGCGAACCGCTGGATAAATTGATCAATTTGTTTTTCTTCTAGTCGGTTCAATTGCAGGATAAGGTACTTGGAATCATCTGTCCCCCAAGAGGGAAGGAAGTTGAAACGATTTGTGGACTGGGCCTGAAGGTCTCCATTATCCGTAAGGGTTTCTTTGCGCACTTGCCTCCTACTTTGGTGCTCTTCCAATGGCTGTGTAGCGGGGCTGTTTGGTGCCTGAATGTTGATGTTGAAAGATAAATCCTTGTTGAGAAAAGCATAGAGCGCGAGGAAGACGAGGCCTATTTTGAACCAGTGTTGGCTCAGTAATGGCCATAGCTTTCCCAGCACGAATGGGCGTGTTTCATTTTTCATGGCTGATTTCTTTAAGTTAATTAGGTCTGCGACCTGAAGTAATAATACAAATTTAAACCAAATTGTTTTAAAATAAAACATTTTAACAAATTTTTGTTTTTTATACAACACTTATCTTCGCGGGAATACAAATACCAAGCAATAACAGTATGCGAATTCTTCTTTTGGGTAGTGGCGGTCGTGAACACGCTTTCGCCTGGAAACTAAGCCAGAGCCCGGCTTGCGAAGCCCTTTATATAGCTCCTGGCAACGCTGGTACCCAGCAACACGGTACCAATCTGGCAATTAACCCTAATGATTTTCCAGCGGTCAAAGCTGCAGTGTTGGAATACGGGGTAGATATGGTCATCTGTGGCCCTGAAGAACCGCTAGTACTGGGCATTCAGGATTATTTTGCTGCGGATGCCATGCTAAAACAGGTTTTGTTCATGGGGCCAAGCCAGGCGGGTGCGCAGCTGGAAGGCAGCAAGGCTTTCGCCAAAGCATTTATGGATGACCAGGACATTCCTACGGCAGCTTACCGGGAATTTACCGTCGATCAATTAGAGGATGGCCTGGAATACCTGGAAGATCAGCCTGCTCCTTATGTATTAAAAGCCGATGGCCTCGCCGCAGGTAAGGGCGTGTTGATTCTCGATAGCGTCATAGAGGCGCAGGAAGAACTGAGAGCAATGCTGGAAGGTAAATTTGGGGAAGCTTCGGAAACGGTTGTCGTAGAAGAATTCCTAACCGGCATTGAGTTCTCTGTTTTCGTATTTACGGATGGCAAGGACTACAAGGTTCTGCCCGTAGCTAAAGACTACAAACGGATTGGTGCTGGCGACACGGGGCTTAATACCGGTGGCATGGGCTCAGTTTCACATCCTCCATTTGTGGATGAGGCCATGATGAAGAAAGTGGAAGAGCGTATTATCAAACCTACTATTGAAGGCCTGCAAGTACAGCAATTGGGTTACCGCGGTGTTATCTTCATTGGGCTGATTAGTGTTGAAGACGAGCCTTTCGTCATTGAATACAATTGCCGGATGGGAGACCCAGAGACGCAGTCGGTATTTCCTCGCCTCAAAACCGATTTGGTAGAATTGTGCCGTGCTACTGCTGCGGGAGAATTAGCCAAGGTTGAGATAGAGATCGATGAACGCGCTGTGGCTTCTGTGATATTGGTCGCTGGCGGTTATCCTGGCAGCTACGAGAAAGGCAAAGTGATCACCGGATTGGAAAACGTATCGGGCAGCTTGGTCTTTCACGCAGGGGTGCGGGAAGTAGAGGGACAGTTGTTGACCAATGGAGGTCGGGTATTGGCGGTTACCTCTTATGGTGATAACTTCCAGGATGCACTGGATACCTCCTTGGCCAATGCCGCCAAGATTCATTTTGATGGTGTTTATTACCGAAAGGATATAGGGTTTGATCTTTAGCCAATAGCACTATTCCAGCAATAAAAAAGCGGCGCTCAACTGATGTTGAACGCCGCTTTAATTTGGTGTGCCCAGAACAGGACTTGAACCTGCACGCCCTTGCGAGCACCAGCCCCTCAAGCTGGCGTGTATACCAATTTCACCACCTGGGCAGTTTGTTTATGAAGAAGAAACTTCTTTCCTCTTGCAAAAGTTTCGCAAAGATAGTAAAAGCAATGAATTTTCAAATAACGGAGAAAAAAAAATAGCGTGAACGTGGCAATACGGGAAACTTTGATCAGGATCGTCTTATAATTAGGATTTCTGTCAAAGTACTTCGTTTTATCGCTGCTACTTACTCAGTGCTCTTGCGCGTAAGCGCTGCAAAAACGGACTGGCGAAAATAAAGTCCTGAAGGTATTCATTGTCACTTTCCAATACCTCATCTTTACTACCGCGCCAGGTAATTTCACCCTGGTAAAGGAGAATAATATTATCCCCAATCTCCATCACGGAATTCATGTCGTGGGTGTTGATGACGGTAGTAATGTTTTTCTCAACCGTAATATCCTTGATGAGTTCGTCGATGACGATGGAGGTCTTGGGATCAAGGCCCGAGTTGGGTTCATCACAAAAAAGGTACTTCGGATCAAGGACGATAGCCCTGGCAATACCTACACGCTTTTGCATTCCACCGCTGGTTTCGGAAGGATATTTACTGTTTGCTCCTTCGAGGCTTACACGTTCCAGACAACGATTGACTTGTGTCAATTTCTCTTTGGCGGTCATGTTGGTAAACATATCGAGTGGGAAGCGTACGTTTTCTTCTACCGTCATAGAATCAAACAGTGCCGATGCCTGAAAAAGCATGCCTACCTCCATCCTAATGGAGCGCACTGCTTTTTTATCTAACGAAAAGAAATTGGTATCTCCGTACCAAACGGAACCTTCCGTTGGTTGGTGTAGGCCTACTAATAATTTCAGAAGTACCGTTTTACCTGCTCCGGAGCGGCCAATAATAAGATTGGTCTTTCCTGGGTGAAATTCGGTAGTAATGCCTTTAAGTACAGTGGTATCACCAAAAGCCTTGATTAAATTTTCGGTTCTGATCATTTTTTCTAAACTTATTAGGTGAAAACTACGGCAATCAGGTAGTCAAATAAAAGGATAAGAATATCACTGAAAACTACGGCATTGGTACTGGCGCGTCCTAGCTCAATGCTTCCCCCCTTTACGTAGTAACCCTGATAGCAGGGGACGGAAGTAAGGATAAAGGCAAAGACAAATGACTTGATAAACATCAAGGTGATGTTGTAAGAAACAAAATAGGAGCGTACGCCTAACTCATACTCTGCATGAGAGATCAGGCCCACGGGCACGGTGGCCAAATAACCACCCAAAATACTGACAAAAGCAGCGATGGCTACCAGCATGGGGATCATGATCAGGGCTCCAATTACCTTGGGCATAATCAGATAAGCAGCCGTATTGACCCCCATGATTTCCATGGCGTCAATGTGTTCTTTTTGGCGCATCCCGCCAATTTCGGCAGCGAGATTGGAACCCACCTTGCCCGCTAAGACCAGGCAGGTAATCGTGGGCGCTAATTCAATGATAGTGGTATCTCTGACAATGTAGCCAATGTAATAGCGAGGAACAAAACTATCCTGAAGCTGGTAAGCAAACTGAATGGCTGTAACCGCACCAATGAAAACGGCAATAAGTGCCACAATCACCAAAGAGCCAACGCCGATATCATTCATCTGGCGCATGGTCTCCTTGTAATACATGGAGGTTTTCTCAGGGCGGGCGATTGCTGTTCCCATTAATTGGAAATACCTGCCAACGTGAGCTAAAAAACGATTAATGATCATGCTGAGATTTCGAGGGTCAGTTTTATGGGGAACAGCAAAATTAGTTAAAAGCAACCGGATAGGCGACAGAAATCATCATGGTTTTAGCTTTTATAACTAACCAGATAGCCATTACTAAGTTATTTTTGTTCCGTCACTAAGTGGCACTTGGCTATTTTTGTTCCAATCCTCTCAACAACAATGTTTGTGTAGAGGTTGTAATAGGTCATTAAAAAACAGGAAATTTTGTCAAATACGAGCACTGATCATCAGGTGATCGCCATTAGCGGAGGCAGCCGGGGCATTGGTTTAGCTATCGCAAAACAGTTGGCTGAAAAGGGTTGGCAGGTAGCTATTGCGGCCCGCTCAGCGATTGAACTGGCCCAATTACAACAGGACTGGCAAGCCAATGAATGGCCACCGTTGTTGGTTTTTTCGGGAGATCTTAGTCAAGCTGAAGATTGTGCAAAGTGGGGCCAGTATTTACAGCAGCACTGTACTCAAATAGCAGCTTTGGTTCATAATTTAGGGGCTTTCGCTCCCGGTACACTACTGGAGGGGCCAGTTGACCAATTGGAACACTTCCTGGCTACCAATGTGCTGAGTGCGCATTATCTGACCCGTGCTTGCTTGCCTTTGTTAGAAAAAGCA is a window from the Lewinella sp. LCG006 genome containing:
- the purD gene encoding phosphoribosylamine--glycine ligase, producing MRILLLGSGGREHAFAWKLSQSPACEALYIAPGNAGTQQHGTNLAINPNDFPAVKAAVLEYGVDMVICGPEEPLVLGIQDYFAADAMLKQVLFMGPSQAGAQLEGSKAFAKAFMDDQDIPTAAYREFTVDQLEDGLEYLEDQPAPYVLKADGLAAGKGVLILDSVIEAQEELRAMLEGKFGEASETVVVEEFLTGIEFSVFVFTDGKDYKVLPVAKDYKRIGAGDTGLNTGGMGSVSHPPFVDEAMMKKVEERIIKPTIEGLQVQQLGYRGVIFIGLISVEDEPFVIEYNCRMGDPETQSVFPRLKTDLVELCRATAAGELAKVEIEIDERAVASVILVAGGYPGSYEKGKVITGLENVSGSLVFHAGVREVEGQLLTNGGRVLAVTSYGDNFQDALDTSLANAAKIHFDGVYYRKDIGFDL
- a CDS encoding ABC transporter ATP-binding protein; the protein is MIRTENLIKAFGDTTVLKGITTEFHPGKTNLIIGRSGAGKTVLLKLLVGLHQPTEGSVWYGDTNFFSLDKKAVRSIRMEVGMLFQASALFDSMTVEENVRFPLDMFTNMTAKEKLTQVNRCLERVSLEGANSKYPSETSGGMQKRVGIARAIVLDPKYLFCDEPNSGLDPKTSIVIDELIKDITVEKNITTVINTHDMNSVMEIGDNIILLYQGEITWRGSKDEVLESDNEYLQDFIFASPFLQRLRARALSK
- a CDS encoding MlaE family ABC transporter permease; its protein translation is MIINRFLAHVGRYFQLMGTAIARPEKTSMYYKETMRQMNDIGVGSLVIVALIAVFIGAVTAIQFAYQLQDSFVPRYYIGYIVRDTTIIELAPTITCLVLAGKVGSNLAAEIGGMRQKEHIDAMEIMGVNTAAYLIMPKVIGALIMIPMLVAIAAFVSILGGYLATVPVGLISHAEYELGVRSYFVSYNITLMFIKSFVFAFILTSVPCYQGYYVKGGSIELGRASTNAVVFSDILILLFDYLIAVVFT
- a CDS encoding SDR family oxidoreductase gives rise to the protein MSNTSTDHQVIAISGGSRGIGLAIAKQLAEKGWQVAIAARSAIELAQLQQDWQANEWPPLLVFSGDLSQAEDCAKWGQYLQQHCTQIAALVHNLGAFAPGTLLEGPVDQLEHFLATNVLSAHYLTRACLPLLEKAALANILTIGSVASTDWPMDLAAYALSKHALEAWHRQLAKELAGTNIRTSLLRPGATFTSSWDGVDIDPALLLSADRVAALATQMILSPANEHLEEVCLRPRT